Below is a genomic region from Campylobacter concisus ATCC 51562.
TTTTAGTACGAGTTTTTACTCCGTAAATTTCAAAGCTATCCTCTAAATTTATAATCTTCATAAACTACTTTTGCCCATTAAAATTTTCAACCGCTTGGTTCCACATGAGCTTGTATTTTCGTTTTAGAAATTCAACTTCATCTTGTGAAATTTTAAGCTGTTTTGTAAGCGTCTCTACTGTTTTTCTATCTTCGTCATAGAGCTCTTGCATAGAAATAAGCGCCTCTTTTAAAAATTTATTCTCATTTCTTAAAGTTTCAAGCGTCTCATCCTTTGCATCAAGTACCTTTTCGTGTAAATTTAATATCGTTCCAATCGTCTTTTCAACAAAGCTGATACCATCTTGGCTTTGCGACTGCATAGATAAATTTTGCGAAACACTAGGCACCACGCTCATCGTTCCTTCGCTCGCTTCTATCAAAATTTCTCCATTTTCCTCTTTGGTTTTCAAAACGCCACGATTTATCATATCTTCGATAACTTCACGCTCCAAATGCACAAGTTTGCAAAATTCATCAACTCCAAGATAGGTCTGCACCACTTCTCCTTTTTACAGTATCACTTCAACCTTTGAAGAGTCTTCCTCTAAGGCCTTTATCTTCGCCTCTCTATCGGCCTTTAAAGCACTTGCCAGACCATCATCTTCAAGAGCTAAAATTTGAACTGCCAAATAGGCTGCATTTATAGCACCGGCCTTGCCAATAGCTAGAGTTGCCACTGGCATGCCACTTGGCATTTGCACAGTTGAGTAAAGTGCGTCGACGCCGCTAAGAGCCGAACCTGCCATTGGTATGCCAATCACTGGTTTTGTAGTATTTGCAGCGATCGCACCAGCTAGGTGAGCTGCCATGCCAGCAGCTGCGATGAAGACTTTTGCGCCCTTTTTTTCGGCATTTGCGACGTATTCGCTAGTTCTTTTTGGGCTTCTGTGGGCTGAGCTGATTATCAGTTCATATTTTACGCCAAATTTCTCCAAAGTCTTTGCCGCCTCGCTAACGATCTCATAGTCACTTTTACTTCCCATTATAATAGAAACAAATTTCATATCTTCTCCCTTAAAAAACTAAATTTTGGCAGCTTAACGCCTAGGTTTATCTCATTTTCATTGCCGCTGTGAATTTCGCTCATGACCTTGCCTTTTTTGGTGATGAGCTGCTTAAATTTGATAAATTTCTTGCCATCTTGTGAATAGACCTTTGAAATTTCATTTTCACTATCATCTATGTGTGAGCCAGTCGGAGCTACGATCTCATAGCCCTTATCTGGGAAAATTTTATATTTACATTTAAAAAACTCACCGTCTTCACTTATCGCATTTACCTGATGAGTGCCCTCTTCTAGGCTACTTGTGTGATTTTGCGTATCGGTTCGCTCATAGGGTCTATGTACCAAGTAGCCGTCCGTAAAGCCGCGATTTTTCAGCGTATTTATCTCGTTTTCATAAATTTGCGCGTCAAATTTATCGTCCATGGCGTCATCTATCGCCATTTTATAGGCTCTTGCCGTGCAGGCTGCGTAGTATTCGCTCTTTGTGCGGCCCTCTATCTTAAAGCTATCAATGACACCGCTATCAACGATCTCTTTGATGTGTGAGATGAGGCAAAGATCCTTTGAGTTCATGATGTGAGTGCCGTTTTCGTCCTCTTCTAGGCGGAAAAGCACGCCGCTCTCTTCGTTTTTGGCGTAGAGTTCATACTTAAATCTGCAGTCATTTGCGCAGCTGCCGCGGTTTGACATACGGCCGCTTTGCACTGAGCTTACCAAGCACCTGCCAGAGTAGGCAAAGCACATCGAGCCATGGACGAAAATTTCGATATCAAGGGTTGGGATTTCCTCTTTTATCTTTATAACATCTTTTAAATTCATTTCACGTGCCACGACGATGCGTTTTGCGCCCATATCGTGATAAATTTTAGCGTCCAGCACGTTCATAACGTTTGCCTGAGTAGAGAGGTGTATCTCGATATCTGGAGCGATCTCTTTTGCTAGGCTCATGACGCCTGGAGTTGCGATGATAAAGGCGTCTGGCTTCATCGCTGAGATGGTTTGTAAGTGCCTTTTTAGCGGCTCTATCTGAGAGTTAAAAGGAAAGGCATTTATGGTCGCATAAAATTTCTTTCCCTTTTCGTGTGTGTAGTCTATCGCCTCTTTGAATGTTTCAAGGTTAAACTCCCTTGCCGATCTAGTCCTTAGCGAAAAGCTAGCCACAGAGCCATAAACAGCGTCGGCTCCGTATTCAAGGGCGATTTTAAGTTTTGTTAAATTTCCAGCTGGAGATAAAAGCTCAGGCCTTTTTAGCACTATTTTTTACCCAGACTTTCTATCAAGGCTTCGATGTCATCGTTGCTGACAAGGTTTTCTGTTGTTGTATCACCAGCGATATGAACAGCAGATCCAACACGCTTATCATCATCGATACGACCTTCAAACAAGGTATTCATATATTTACTTAGCGCTCTCATAACGTTGATAACACGCTCTATCTTTTGTCTATGGATGTCTTGATACTGCATCATATCCATAGCCATCATTATCTCATCTTGTCCCATTTGTAAATTTCCGATGATATTATCGATCGTGCCAAGAAGTGAGTTGTTTTTCTCCAAAGCCTCACTAAATGCAGCAATATTTGGAAATTTCTCACTTAGCGTCGTAAATAGCTCGATATTTGAGTTTATTGTGTCTTTTAGGCTATTTGAGTCGCTCTCAGCGTCCATAAAAAAGTTATTTATCGTCTCAAGCTTGTCAAACATCTGAGTAGCTTTTTCTTCGCTATCTCTTGTTACATCATCAAGCTGATGAACCATTTTGTGATCTTCAGTTGGTGGTGGTGGTGGCCAAACGCCATCTGCACTCACTCTATAATTTTCCGCATTCTTTGAATTACTTTCTGATTTTGACTGTGGCTCATCTTTAGTATCGATTGCTTCTGCAACTTCTGTTACCTCGTCCATATCCTCTTTGACGTCCGCAACCTCTTGGCCAGCATCTTCTTTAGCATTATCTAACTCATCATCTAGCCCACCTGCCATAAGTGCGTCAAGTTCCTCTTGGGTCATAAAAGCTCCTAATAAAATTTGGCTTGATTATATAGGATTTAAATAAAAAGTAAGTTTAAAGGCAATGCTTTTATCTTTAAATTTATAAATTTTTAGATAGCATTTTTAAAAATAAATGACCTTAAAAGGCTAAAAATGACCGTCGATCTTCACAACCATACGCCACTTTGCAAGCACGCAGTTGGAGAGCCAAGAGAGTATGTACAAAACGCAATCAAAGCTGGCACAAAATACTTTGGTTTTAGCGATCACGCACCGATGAACTACGATGAAGCTTACAGAATGAGCTTTGATGAAATGCAGGGCTATGAAGATGAAATTTTACATTTAAGAGATGAATTTAGCGGTGAGATAGAAATTTTGCTTGGCTATGAGATGGATTTTTTAGATGGATTTATGGATGAGCGAGTTTTTGCTAGAAAGGTTGATTATCTAATAGGCTCTGTGCATTTTTTTAATGGCTGGGCATTTGACAATCCAGAATTTATCGGTGGTTACGAGGGCAAAGACTTAGATCAAATTTGGCAAGAGTATTTTGATCATGTAGAAAGATCGGCCAAGCTTGGCAAATTTGACATTATGGGACACATTGATCTTTTAAAACTTTTTAAATTTTTGCCAAAAAAGGATGTTAGGATTTTGGCTAAAAATGCAGTAAATGCGATAAAAGAAGCAGATTTAGTTGTTGAGATAAATGCCGCTGGCTTTAGAAAACCTATCGGCGAGCAATATCCAAGCGTAAATTTACTAGAGCTTATAGCCGAAAAAGATATAACCATCACCTTTGGCTCAGATGCTCACGCAAAAGAAGATATCGGTAAAAATGGTGAAATTTGCGAGCAAATAGCTAGAGATTTAGGTTATTCAAAATGTGCTATTTTTAAAAATAGAGATAGAGAATTAGTAAAATTTTAGATTGGGTTCAAATAAAATATAAATTTAATCTTAAATATTAGGTTTTATGATAGAATACGAAAAATTTAAAAATTAAAAGGAGAAAAAAGTGGGAAAATTCGTCCAAAATATAGATCATTTTTTTGATTTTTGTAAAGAAAATGAAGTCAAATTTGTAGATTTTAGATTTACTGATTTAGGTGGTGCTTGGCATAGCATTAGCTACAACATAAAAGCTGTTACGAAAGAAAATTTCACAAATGGCATCCCAATGGACGCTAGCTCTATGCATGGCTGGCAACCAATTGATAAGAGCGATATGATAATGAAGCCAGAAGCTACAACTGCATTTTTAGACCCATTTACTTCTGATATTACAGTCGTTGTTTTTTGCGATATTTACGACATTTACAAGGGTCAAATTTATGAAAAATGCCCTCGCTCAATTGCTAAAAGAGCAATGCAGTACGTAAAAGATAGTGGTCTTGGCGATGAGGCATACTTTGGCCCTGAGAATGAATTTTTTGTCTTTGACAACGTCAAAATCATCGATAGCCCAAACTGCGCGATGTATCAAGTAGATAGCGAAGAAGGCGAGTGGAACGATGCTACTGACTTCAAAGACAGCTACAATACAGGTCATCGCCCACGCAGAAAAGGCGGCTACTTGATGACTCAGCCGATCGACAGCATGGTCGATCTAAGAGCCGAGATGATGCAAGTTTTAGAGCAAGTTGGCCTTGAAGTCTTTTTGGGTCATCACGAAGTCGCTCAAGGACAAGGTGAGATCGGCGTGAAATTTGGCAATCTAGTCGAAGCCGCCGATAATGTTCAAATCTACAAATACGTCGTTCGCATGGTGGCTCACCTAAATGGCAAGACAGTTACATTTATGCCAAAACCACTTTATGGCGATAACGGAAGCGGCATGCACGTGCATCAATCAGTCTGGAAAGATGGTAAAAATTTATTCTATAAAGAGGGCAACTACGCAAATTTAAGTGATTTCGCAAGATACTACATCGGTGGCGTTTTAAAACACGCAAGAAGCGTTGCCGCCTTTACTAACCCAAGCACAAACAGCTACAAACGCCTAATCCCTGGCTTTGAAGCACCATCTATCCTAACATACTCTAGCCAAAACCGCTCAGCAAGTATCCGCATACCTTATGGCTCAGGTGAAAAGTCAGTTAGGGCTGAGATGAGATTTCCAGATAGCACAGCAAACCCTTATCTAGCCTTCTCAGCGATGCTAATGGCGGGACTTGACGGCGTTAAAAATAAATACGAGCCAGTTGGTCCGATGGATGAAAATTTATTTAAACTTCACCTAGATGAGATCAGAGAGCGCGGCATCGAGCAGCTCCCACACACACTCCGTGGCAGCCTTGAAGCGCTTATCCGCGATAACGAATACCTAAAACCGATAATGAGCGATCTTTTCATAGATACCTATCAACACTTCAAATTTGAAACTCAAGTTTGGCCTTACGAAGCGCGCCCAACCGCTTATGAGTTTAAAACTTGTTTCTCTTGCTAATCTAAATTTTGCCTTGGCACACATGCCAAGGCTTTTTATACCAAACACAATTCATACAAAAATACAAAATATTTAACATAAAATTTTATGTATTTTTATTATAAATTTTAAATCTAATCGGCTATGGATCATTATAAAAAGGGATATTTTTTATTTTTTTGCAAATACACTAGGAATTTTATGCAAACATATAAAAATTTATCCGCCTTCATTAAACTAAAATAAAAAATTTTAAAGCCAATTAAATATATAAATAATCATAAATTTATGCCTTTTTTTATAAAATCCTTGAACTTTATAAAAAGGATACCGCATTGCAAGCACTAGCTTTAAAATATCGCCCTAAAAATTTTGATGAACTTATCGGTCAAGAAGCAGTTAGTAAAAGTCTTATACACGCACTTGACGAGGGTCGCATAAGCCACGCATATCTGTTTTCTGGGCTTAGAGGCAGTGGTAAAACTTCAAGTGCCAGGATATTTTCAAAAGCTTTAGTATGCGAAAAAGGACCTACCTCAAAACCATGTGAAGTATGCCCACAATGCATAATGGCAAATGAGTCAAGACATATGGACATCATCGAAATGGACGCAGCTAGCCACAGAAAGATAGATGATATAAGAGAACTAATAGAGCAAACAAAATATGCTCCAGCAATGGCAAGATATAAAATTTTTATAATCGATGAAGTGCATATGCTAACCAAAGAGGCATTTAACGCCCTTTTAAAAACGCTTGAAGAGCCACCAAGCTATGTAAAATTTATCCTAGCGACGACTGATCCATTAAAACTCCCAACAACGGTGCTTTCAAGAACACAGCATTTTAGGTTTAAGCAAATAAGCAGATACAGCATCATTAAACATCTTGAGTTTATTTTAAGCAAAGAAGGCATTAGCTACGAAAAAGAGGCACTTGAAATTTTAGCAAGAAGTGGCGGAGGATCGCTAAGAGATACTTTGACACTTCTTGATCAAGCTATCATTTACGGGGCAAATAATGTCACGGCAAATGGCGTAGCATCGATGTTAGGACTTCTTGATCCAGAAAAGATCGAAGAGATAATAACTCATGTTTTAAATCACGATAAAAATGCTATTAGAGTGCTTGTAAGCGAACTTGAAAGCTACGATCCAGAGATGATAATAGATGAAATTTTGGCAAATTTAAAGCAAAAATTTATAGAAAATGACTCAAAAATTTCACTACTTGTTTATGAGAGATTTTTTAGGATTTTGGCACAAGCTAAAGGTATGCTAAATGTAAGTAGCGACAATGGCTTTGTGCTAATGCTAATGCTTTTTATGATGATAGAAGCGCTAAATTTACAAGATATTGATGACGCTATAAATGAAGTGATCTCAAAAAATAGCGAAAATTCCACTCAAATCACAGAAGTCATCACTCAAAAAAGCCAAGCAGCTCCTACTAAAATGCAAGGTCCATACGAACTATTCTTAACAAAAATTTATGATAGAAATTACGATCTTGGCGAGTTTTTTAAAGAATTTGTAGAATTTAGCTTCTTTAATAACAATGAGTTTGGACTGATAGTAAATGCAAAAGATGAAAATCTTGAATATTTTAAGAAAAATTGGAAAATTTTAAATGAGATATTGCGTACGCTTTTTGGACAAAATGCGAAAATAGTAAATGCAAAGAGTGATGAGCAAAAAGTACAAACTAAGACGCCTAAAGCCTCTTTAGAAAATAATGAAAAAAGCGAACTAGACGAGCTTGATGAGGAAATTTTAAGACTAAATGCAAATAACATTGAAACTAAAAATGAGTCAAAAATCGAGATAAAAAGCGAGCTACAAAACGAAAAAAATAACTTTGCTTTGATGCTAAATAAAGAGCCAAAAACGCCAGAAGAGCTTCAAAGGCAAAGAGAACAAGGGGTTCTAAAAGAGGCCAATAGACTTTTTGGCGAGCCAACTATCGAGAGCTAGCCTTATCTTTACTGCTAGCCTCTAGTCTCTTTTTTAGCGCTTCTTTTTTGCGAAGCTCTAGCTCATAAGCTTCATTTAGCGCCTCTTCATCGTCCAGGTTTGCTCCATCTAAAAATTTTCGGTAGTCCTCAAATTGCTTATTTTTTATCCCCCAAAGCACGCCAAAAAGCAAAAATGCTCCCATCAAAACCGAGATAAAAACCAGCATCGCAAGTGTCGCGCTATCCATTATTTTTCCTTAAATTTTCTAACAATATAAAGCGAGTTTAAGATAACACTTAGCGAGCTAAGCGACATAAAAAGCGCAGCAAATAGCGGAATGACGTAGCCACATACGGCAAATGGCAGAGCAAGAACATTATAAAGAAGACAAAAGAGCAAATTTTGCTTTATCGTTTTGTAAGTAAATTTTGAGATTTTTATGGCCTTTGCTAGACTTTTTAAACTATCATCAAGCAGCACCACATCGCTTCTTTCTAAGCTTATTGCCGCCCCACTTCCCATGCAAATGGCAACATGAGCAAGGCTAAGTGCTGCTGCGTCATTTATGCCGTCCCCTACCATTAGCACCTTTTTGCCCTGCTCTTTTAGTTCGCTTATAAATTTAGCTTTCGTTTCAGGCAACATCTCTGCTCTAAACTCACTCACGCCAAGCTCATCTGCCACATTTTTTACCACTTTTTGCACGTCGCCACTTAAGATATATACTTTCATGCCAGCGCTCTTTAGCTCGTCTATCAAAGCCTTTGCTTCAGGTTTTACACTATCTTTTAGATAAAATTTCGCCACTAACTCGCCATTAAGACCCACAAAAAAGCTCACATTTTCTTCAGCTTCATCAAAGCTAATACCATTTTCGACTAAAAATCGTTTGCTTCCTGCATAAAATTTTTTACCTGAAATTCCAGCCTCAACACCCTTTGCCACGCTTAAATTTGTATTTTTAAGCTCTATTTTCCTTGCGCCTTTTTGCTTTAAAAATTTAGCCACTGCCACGCTTATTTGATGATTTGATATAAGAGCTAGCGAATAAATTTCATCTAAGCTTATGCTCTCTTTTATGAAAAAATCACTAACCTCAAATTCTGCCTTTGTGAGCGTACCGGTCTTGTCAAATACTGCCACATCGCACTTTGCAAGGCTTTCAAAAAATTTAGCCTCTTTAAAAAGTACTCTATTTTTAAAGGCCACACCAAGGGCACAGACACTACTAACTGGCGTGGCAAGCGCAAGCGCACAAGGACAAGCGATCACGATGACGCTAACAGCCGTGACAATAGCTTCTGAAAAGCCAAATTTAAAGTACCAAAACCAAAATGTAAAAAATGCTAACGTCAGCACGCTAAGAGAAAATTTAGAAGCGATTTTATTGACTACTAGCTCGATATTTGGCTTTTTTAGCTCAGCAGTTTGGAACAAATTTACAAGCTGATTTAGATAAGAATTTTTAAAAATTTCCTTTGCTTCGTAGATGATTTGTCCATTTTGGCAAATGACACCACTTTTCACCTCTTGCCCCACTCCCAAGGTCACAGGCAGGCTCTCTCCCGTTAGACTTGAGCTATCCACGCTTACCTCACCACTAAGCACCACTCCATCAAGTAGCGCCCTCTCGCCAGATCTAAGCACGATCTTTTCGCCCAAATTTACATCTCTTGGCTCTTTTAAAACATCCTTGCCATCCTCCAAAATACACACCTTTGCAAGCAGCATATCATTTAAGAAATTTGAAGTCTCAAGTGCCTTTTTCTTGCCCAAAATTTCTAAAAATTTACCGATAAAAACAAAGGTGATGATCATCGCAACCGAGTCAAAATAGCTCTCGCCACTCCTCGTAAACATCGCATAAATCGAGTAGATATAGGTTATGCTAGCTCCGGTGATAACGAGCAAATCCATATTTGGCGAAGCATTTTTAATGGCTATCTTTGCTCCTTTGAAAAACTCGCTACCAGTATAAAAAAATACAGGCGTTGCTAATACAAACTGCGCAAAGCTTAAGATATCTTTTATGTCGCCTCTTATGCCACTAAAATACCCACTATACTGAGCAATGGCTAGCCACATAATGTTCATCGTAGCAAAGATACCAACTAGTGCTTTTGTGTAAAATTTTCTTCTTTTCTTGGCTAGTTCGTCCTCTTTTTGACTCGTAGCATAGGGCTTTGGAACATAACCAACGGCATAAATTTTTTCAATTATCTGCTCTACTAAAAGCTCCTG
It encodes:
- a CDS encoding DUF3972 domain-containing protein, with amino-acid sequence MQTYLGVDEFCKLVHLEREVIEDMINRGVLKTKEENGEILIEASEGTMSVVPSVSQNLSMQSQSQDGISFVEKTIGTILNLHEKVLDAKDETLETLRNENKFLKEALISMQELYDEDRKTVETLTKQLKISQDEVEFLKRKYKLMWNQAVENFNGQK
- the purE gene encoding 5-(carboxyamino)imidazole ribonucleotide mutase gives rise to the protein MKFVSIIMGSKSDYEIVSEAAKTLEKFGVKYELIISSAHRSPKRTSEYVANAEKKGAKVFIAAAGMAAHLAGAIAANTTKPVIGIPMAGSALSGVDALYSTVQMPSGMPVATLAIGKAGAINAAYLAVQILALEDDGLASALKADREAKIKALEEDSSKVEVIL
- a CDS encoding peptidase U32 family protein, whose amino-acid sequence is MLKRPELLSPAGNLTKLKIALEYGADAVYGSVASFSLRTRSAREFNLETFKEAIDYTHEKGKKFYATINAFPFNSQIEPLKRHLQTISAMKPDAFIIATPGVMSLAKEIAPDIEIHLSTQANVMNVLDAKIYHDMGAKRIVVAREMNLKDVIKIKEEIPTLDIEIFVHGSMCFAYSGRCLVSSVQSGRMSNRGSCANDCRFKYELYAKNEESGVLFRLEEDENGTHIMNSKDLCLISHIKEIVDSGVIDSFKIEGRTKSEYYAACTARAYKMAIDDAMDDKFDAQIYENEINTLKNRGFTDGYLVHRPYERTDTQNHTSSLEEGTHQVNAISEDGEFFKCKYKIFPDKGYEIVAPTGSHIDDSENEISKVYSQDGKKFIKFKQLITKKGKVMSEIHSGNENEINLGVKLPKFSFLREKI
- a CDS encoding histidinol-phosphatase; the protein is MTVDLHNHTPLCKHAVGEPREYVQNAIKAGTKYFGFSDHAPMNYDEAYRMSFDEMQGYEDEILHLRDEFSGEIEILLGYEMDFLDGFMDERVFARKVDYLIGSVHFFNGWAFDNPEFIGGYEGKDLDQIWQEYFDHVERSAKLGKFDIMGHIDLLKLFKFLPKKDVRILAKNAVNAIKEADLVVEINAAGFRKPIGEQYPSVNLLELIAEKDITITFGSDAHAKEDIGKNGEICEQIARDLGYSKCAIFKNRDRELVKF
- the glnA gene encoding type I glutamate--ammonia ligase is translated as MGKFVQNIDHFFDFCKENEVKFVDFRFTDLGGAWHSISYNIKAVTKENFTNGIPMDASSMHGWQPIDKSDMIMKPEATTAFLDPFTSDITVVVFCDIYDIYKGQIYEKCPRSIAKRAMQYVKDSGLGDEAYFGPENEFFVFDNVKIIDSPNCAMYQVDSEEGEWNDATDFKDSYNTGHRPRRKGGYLMTQPIDSMVDLRAEMMQVLEQVGLEVFLGHHEVAQGQGEIGVKFGNLVEAADNVQIYKYVVRMVAHLNGKTVTFMPKPLYGDNGSGMHVHQSVWKDGKNLFYKEGNYANLSDFARYYIGGVLKHARSVAAFTNPSTNSYKRLIPGFEAPSILTYSSQNRSASIRIPYGSGEKSVRAEMRFPDSTANPYLAFSAMLMAGLDGVKNKYEPVGPMDENLFKLHLDEIRERGIEQLPHTLRGSLEALIRDNEYLKPIMSDLFIDTYQHFKFETQVWPYEARPTAYEFKTCFSC
- a CDS encoding DNA polymerase III subunit gamma/tau, yielding MQALALKYRPKNFDELIGQEAVSKSLIHALDEGRISHAYLFSGLRGSGKTSSARIFSKALVCEKGPTSKPCEVCPQCIMANESRHMDIIEMDAASHRKIDDIRELIEQTKYAPAMARYKIFIIDEVHMLTKEAFNALLKTLEEPPSYVKFILATTDPLKLPTTVLSRTQHFRFKQISRYSIIKHLEFILSKEGISYEKEALEILARSGGGSLRDTLTLLDQAIIYGANNVTANGVASMLGLLDPEKIEEIITHVLNHDKNAIRVLVSELESYDPEMIIDEILANLKQKFIENDSKISLLVYERFFRILAQAKGMLNVSSDNGFVLMLMLFMMIEALNLQDIDDAINEVISKNSENSTQITEVITQKSQAAPTKMQGPYELFLTKIYDRNYDLGEFFKEFVEFSFFNNNEFGLIVNAKDENLEYFKKNWKILNEILRTLFGQNAKIVNAKSDEQKVQTKTPKASLENNEKSELDELDEEILRLNANNIETKNESKIEIKSELQNEKNNFALMLNKEPKTPEELQRQREQGVLKEANRLFGEPTIES
- the ccoS gene encoding cbb3-type cytochrome oxidase assembly protein CcoS, with product MDSATLAMLVFISVLMGAFLLFGVLWGIKNKQFEDYRKFLDGANLDDEEALNEAYELELRKKEALKKRLEASSKDKASSR
- a CDS encoding heavy metal translocating P-type ATPase, with translation MPQSRCAHCRLKFDESVMISNESGLKFCCVGCKGVYEILNENGLSEFYERLGKNTLTPASNGANIKNLAANFSELVTKEGDFSQISFLIDGITCSACIWLLEKALFSLPGVLEVNINSLNQKAVIIFDEQELLVEQIIEKIYAVGYVPKPYATSQKEDELAKKRRKFYTKALVGIFATMNIMWLAIAQYSGYFSGIRGDIKDILSFAQFVLATPVFFYTGSEFFKGAKIAIKNASPNMDLLVITGASITYIYSIYAMFTRSGESYFDSVAMIITFVFIGKFLEILGKKKALETSNFLNDMLLAKVCILEDGKDVLKEPRDVNLGEKIVLRSGERALLDGVVLSGEVSVDSSSLTGESLPVTLGVGQEVKSGVICQNGQIIYEAKEIFKNSYLNQLVNLFQTAELKKPNIELVVNKIASKFSLSVLTLAFFTFWFWYFKFGFSEAIVTAVSVIVIACPCALALATPVSSVCALGVAFKNRVLFKEAKFFESLAKCDVAVFDKTGTLTKAEFEVSDFFIKESISLDEIYSLALISNHQISVAVAKFLKQKGARKIELKNTNLSVAKGVEAGISGKKFYAGSKRFLVENGISFDEAEENVSFFVGLNGELVAKFYLKDSVKPEAKALIDELKSAGMKVYILSGDVQKVVKNVADELGVSEFRAEMLPETKAKFISELKEQGKKVLMVGDGINDAAALSLAHVAICMGSGAAISLERSDVVLLDDSLKSLAKAIKISKFTYKTIKQNLLFCLLYNVLALPFAVCGYVIPLFAALFMSLSSLSVILNSLYIVRKFKEK